The following coding sequences are from one Strix uralensis isolate ZFMK-TIS-50842 chromosome 6, bStrUra1, whole genome shotgun sequence window:
- the HNRNPA3 gene encoding heterogeneous nuclear ribonucleoprotein A3 isoform X1: MAAAGRKREGVGEAALPPCGPSGTATVAAILLRSRAWVGEAWPSAWDRAVSSRVPILSCAIPKHLSAYSGESGEKFPRSKRKAELEYPSKMAALKEERDVEDYKRKGRRSSQQKYRRLNKGHEPKEPEQLRKLFIGGLSFETTDDSLREHFEKWGTLTDCVVMRDPQTKRSRGFGFVTYSCVEEVDAAMSARPHKVDGRVVEPKRAVSREDSVKPGAHLTVKKIFVGGIKEDTEEYNLREYFEKYGKIETIEVMEDRQSGKKRGFAFVTFDDHDTVDKIVVQKYHTINGHNCEVKKALSKQEMQTASSQRVKYFVGRGGGSGNFMGRGNFGGGGGNFGRGGNFGGRGKYSHLFCVPGGYGGGGGGGGSRGSFGGGDGYNGFGDGGNYGGGPGYGSRGGYGGGGGPGYGNPGGGYGGGGGGYDGYNEGGNFGGGNYGGSGNYNDFGNYSGQQQSNYGPMKGGGSFGGRSSGSPYGGGYGSGSGSGGYGGRRF, from the exons ATGGCGGCCGCTGGCAGGAAGAGGGAGGGTGTGGGAGAGGCTGCGCTTCCGCCCTGCGGCCCCTCGGGCACAGCGACTGTGGCCGCCATTTTGCTGCGATCCAGAGCGTGGGTGGGGGAGGCCTGGCCCTCGGCTTGGGACAGGGCTGTGAGTAGCAGAGTCCCTATCTTATCCTGCGCGATACCGAAGCACTTAAGTGCGTATTCGGGCGAGAGTGGGGAGAA GTTTCCTAGATCTAAAAGAAAGGCTGAGTTAGAGTACCCTTCCAAAATGGCTGCTCTTAAGGaagagagagatgtggaagaCTACAAGAGGAAAGGAAGACGATCCTCACAG CAGAAATACCGTAGACTGAATAAG GGTCATGAGCCAAAAGAGCCAGAGCAGTTGAGAAAGCTGTTCATTGGAGGTCTGAGCTTTGAAACAACAGACGATAGCTTGAGAGAACACTTTGAAAAATGGGGCACGCTCACGGACTGCGTG GTGATGAGAGACCCTCAAACAAAACGTTCCAGAGGCTTCGGCTTTGTGACTTACTCTTGTGTGGAGGAGGTGGATGCTGCCATGAGTGCTCGACCACATAAGGTTGATGGACGCGTGGTTGAACCAAAGAGAGCTGTTTCGAGGGAG GATTCTGTAAAGCCTGGGGCACAtctcacagtaaagaaaatatttgttggtGGAATTAAAGAAGATACAGAAGAATATAATTTAAGGGAGTACTTCGAAAAATATGGCAAGATTGAAACCATAGAAGTCATGGAAGACAGGCAAAGCggaaagaaaagaggatttgCTTTTGTAACTTTTGATGATCATGATACAGTTGATAAAATTGTTG TTCAGAAATATCATACTATAAATGGACATAACTGCGAAGTGAAAAAAGCGCTCTCAAAACAAGAGATGCAGACTGCTAGCTCTCAGAGAG taaaatattttgtaggTCGTGGGGGTGGCTCAGGCAACTTCATGGGTCGTGGAAACTTTGGAGGCGGTGGAGGGAACTTTGGCCGAGGAGGAAACTTTGGTGGAAGAG gaaaatattctcATCTGTTTTGTGTTCCAGGAGGCTAtgggggtggtggtggcggtggtgggaGCAGAGGAAGCTTTGGGGGTGGTGACGGATACAATGGATTTGGTGATG GTGGCAACTATGGAGGTGGTCCTGGCTATGGCAGCAGAGGAGGTTATGGTGGTGGCGGAGGACCAGGATATGGAAACCCAGGTGGTGGATatggaggtggtggaggaggatATGATGGCTACAATGAAGGAGGAAATTTTGGTGGTG GTAATTATGGTGGAAGTGGAAACTACAATGATTTTGGCAATTACAGTGGACAACAGCAGTCTAACTATGGTCCCATGAAAGGTGGTGGCAGCTTTGGTGGCAGAAGTTCAGGCAGTCCCTATGGTG GTGGTTATGGATCTGGAAGTGGAAGTGGGGGCTATGGTGGTAGAAGATTCTAA
- the HNRNPA3 gene encoding heterogeneous nuclear ribonucleoprotein A3 isoform X7: MLRICRTPEPFFPATWRISPQWRPLAGRGRVWERLRFRPAAPRAQRLWPPFCCDPERGWGRPGPRLGTGLFPRSKRKAELEYPSKMAALKEERDVEDYKRKGRRSSQGHEPKEPEQLRKLFIGGLSFETTDDSLREHFEKWGTLTDCVVMRDPQTKRSRGFGFVTYSCVEEVDAAMSARPHKVDGRVVEPKRAVSREDSVKPGAHLTVKKIFVGGIKEDTEEYNLREYFEKYGKIETIEVMEDRQSGKKRGFAFVTFDDHDTVDKIVVQKYHTINGHNCEVKKALSKQEMQTASSQRVKYFVGRGGGSGNFMGRGNFGGGGGNFGRGGNFGGRGKYSHLFCVPGGYGGGGGGGGSRGSFGGGDGYNGFGDGGNYGGGPGYGSRGGYGGGGGPGYGNPGGGYGGGGGGYDGYNEGGNFGGGNYGGSGNYNDFGNYSGQQQSNYGPMKGGGSFGGRSSGSPYGGGYGSGSGSGGYGGRRF, encoded by the exons ATGTTGCGTATCTGCCGCACTCCAGAGCCGTTCTTCCCTGCGACATGGCGCATTAGCCCGCAATGGCGGCCGCTGGCAGGAAGAGGGAGGGTGTGGGAGAGGCTGCGCTTCCGCCCTGCGGCCCCTCGGGCACAGCGACTGTGGCCGCCATTTTGCTGCGATCCAGAGCGTGGGTGGGGGAGGCCTGGCCCTCGGCTTGGGACAGGGCT GTTTCCTAGATCTAAAAGAAAGGCTGAGTTAGAGTACCCTTCCAAAATGGCTGCTCTTAAGGaagagagagatgtggaagaCTACAAGAGGAAAGGAAGACGATCCTCACAG GGTCATGAGCCAAAAGAGCCAGAGCAGTTGAGAAAGCTGTTCATTGGAGGTCTGAGCTTTGAAACAACAGACGATAGCTTGAGAGAACACTTTGAAAAATGGGGCACGCTCACGGACTGCGTG GTGATGAGAGACCCTCAAACAAAACGTTCCAGAGGCTTCGGCTTTGTGACTTACTCTTGTGTGGAGGAGGTGGATGCTGCCATGAGTGCTCGACCACATAAGGTTGATGGACGCGTGGTTGAACCAAAGAGAGCTGTTTCGAGGGAG GATTCTGTAAAGCCTGGGGCACAtctcacagtaaagaaaatatttgttggtGGAATTAAAGAAGATACAGAAGAATATAATTTAAGGGAGTACTTCGAAAAATATGGCAAGATTGAAACCATAGAAGTCATGGAAGACAGGCAAAGCggaaagaaaagaggatttgCTTTTGTAACTTTTGATGATCATGATACAGTTGATAAAATTGTTG TTCAGAAATATCATACTATAAATGGACATAACTGCGAAGTGAAAAAAGCGCTCTCAAAACAAGAGATGCAGACTGCTAGCTCTCAGAGAG taaaatattttgtaggTCGTGGGGGTGGCTCAGGCAACTTCATGGGTCGTGGAAACTTTGGAGGCGGTGGAGGGAACTTTGGCCGAGGAGGAAACTTTGGTGGAAGAG gaaaatattctcATCTGTTTTGTGTTCCAGGAGGCTAtgggggtggtggtggcggtggtgggaGCAGAGGAAGCTTTGGGGGTGGTGACGGATACAATGGATTTGGTGATG GTGGCAACTATGGAGGTGGTCCTGGCTATGGCAGCAGAGGAGGTTATGGTGGTGGCGGAGGACCAGGATATGGAAACCCAGGTGGTGGATatggaggtggtggaggaggatATGATGGCTACAATGAAGGAGGAAATTTTGGTGGTG GTAATTATGGTGGAAGTGGAAACTACAATGATTTTGGCAATTACAGTGGACAACAGCAGTCTAACTATGGTCCCATGAAAGGTGGTGGCAGCTTTGGTGGCAGAAGTTCAGGCAGTCCCTATGGTG GTGGTTATGGATCTGGAAGTGGAAGTGGGGGCTATGGTGGTAGAAGATTCTAA
- the HNRNPA3 gene encoding heterogeneous nuclear ribonucleoprotein A3 isoform X10: MAALKEERDVEDYKRKGRRSSQKYRRLNKGHEPKEPEQLRKLFIGGLSFETTDDSLREHFEKWGTLTDCVVMRDPQTKRSRGFGFVTYSCVEEVDAAMSARPHKVDGRVVEPKRAVSREDSVKPGAHLTVKKIFVGGIKEDTEEYNLREYFEKYGKIETIEVMEDRQSGKKRGFAFVTFDDHDTVDKIVVQKYHTINGHNCEVKKALSKQEMQTASSQRVKYFVGRGGGSGNFMGRGNFGGGGGNFGRGGNFGGRGKYSHLFCVPGGYGGGGGGGGSRGSFGGGDGYNGFGDGGNYGGGPGYGSRGGYGGGGGPGYGNPGGGYGGGGGGYDGYNEGGNFGGGNYGGSGNYNDFGNYSGQQQSNYGPMKGGGSFGGRSSGSPYGGGYGSGSGSGGYGGRRF; the protein is encoded by the exons ATGGCTGCTCTTAAGGaagagagagatgtggaagaCTACAAGAGGAAAGGAAGACGATCCTCACAG AAATACCGTAGACTGAATAAG GGTCATGAGCCAAAAGAGCCAGAGCAGTTGAGAAAGCTGTTCATTGGAGGTCTGAGCTTTGAAACAACAGACGATAGCTTGAGAGAACACTTTGAAAAATGGGGCACGCTCACGGACTGCGTG GTGATGAGAGACCCTCAAACAAAACGTTCCAGAGGCTTCGGCTTTGTGACTTACTCTTGTGTGGAGGAGGTGGATGCTGCCATGAGTGCTCGACCACATAAGGTTGATGGACGCGTGGTTGAACCAAAGAGAGCTGTTTCGAGGGAG GATTCTGTAAAGCCTGGGGCACAtctcacagtaaagaaaatatttgttggtGGAATTAAAGAAGATACAGAAGAATATAATTTAAGGGAGTACTTCGAAAAATATGGCAAGATTGAAACCATAGAAGTCATGGAAGACAGGCAAAGCggaaagaaaagaggatttgCTTTTGTAACTTTTGATGATCATGATACAGTTGATAAAATTGTTG TTCAGAAATATCATACTATAAATGGACATAACTGCGAAGTGAAAAAAGCGCTCTCAAAACAAGAGATGCAGACTGCTAGCTCTCAGAGAG taaaatattttgtaggTCGTGGGGGTGGCTCAGGCAACTTCATGGGTCGTGGAAACTTTGGAGGCGGTGGAGGGAACTTTGGCCGAGGAGGAAACTTTGGTGGAAGAG gaaaatattctcATCTGTTTTGTGTTCCAGGAGGCTAtgggggtggtggtggcggtggtgggaGCAGAGGAAGCTTTGGGGGTGGTGACGGATACAATGGATTTGGTGATG GTGGCAACTATGGAGGTGGTCCTGGCTATGGCAGCAGAGGAGGTTATGGTGGTGGCGGAGGACCAGGATATGGAAACCCAGGTGGTGGATatggaggtggtggaggaggatATGATGGCTACAATGAAGGAGGAAATTTTGGTGGTG GTAATTATGGTGGAAGTGGAAACTACAATGATTTTGGCAATTACAGTGGACAACAGCAGTCTAACTATGGTCCCATGAAAGGTGGTGGCAGCTTTGGTGGCAGAAGTTCAGGCAGTCCCTATGGTG GTGGTTATGGATCTGGAAGTGGAAGTGGGGGCTATGGTGGTAGAAGATTCTAA
- the HNRNPA3 gene encoding heterogeneous nuclear ribonucleoprotein A3 isoform X9 yields MAALKEERDVEDYKRKGRRSSQQKYRRLNKGHEPKEPEQLRKLFIGGLSFETTDDSLREHFEKWGTLTDCVVMRDPQTKRSRGFGFVTYSCVEEVDAAMSARPHKVDGRVVEPKRAVSREDSVKPGAHLTVKKIFVGGIKEDTEEYNLREYFEKYGKIETIEVMEDRQSGKKRGFAFVTFDDHDTVDKIVVQKYHTINGHNCEVKKALSKQEMQTASSQRVKYFVGRGGGSGNFMGRGNFGGGGGNFGRGGNFGGRGKYSHLFCVPGGYGGGGGGGGSRGSFGGGDGYNGFGDGGNYGGGPGYGSRGGYGGGGGPGYGNPGGGYGGGGGGYDGYNEGGNFGGGNYGGSGNYNDFGNYSGQQQSNYGPMKGGGSFGGRSSGSPYGGGYGSGSGSGGYGGRRF; encoded by the exons ATGGCTGCTCTTAAGGaagagagagatgtggaagaCTACAAGAGGAAAGGAAGACGATCCTCACAG CAGAAATACCGTAGACTGAATAAG GGTCATGAGCCAAAAGAGCCAGAGCAGTTGAGAAAGCTGTTCATTGGAGGTCTGAGCTTTGAAACAACAGACGATAGCTTGAGAGAACACTTTGAAAAATGGGGCACGCTCACGGACTGCGTG GTGATGAGAGACCCTCAAACAAAACGTTCCAGAGGCTTCGGCTTTGTGACTTACTCTTGTGTGGAGGAGGTGGATGCTGCCATGAGTGCTCGACCACATAAGGTTGATGGACGCGTGGTTGAACCAAAGAGAGCTGTTTCGAGGGAG GATTCTGTAAAGCCTGGGGCACAtctcacagtaaagaaaatatttgttggtGGAATTAAAGAAGATACAGAAGAATATAATTTAAGGGAGTACTTCGAAAAATATGGCAAGATTGAAACCATAGAAGTCATGGAAGACAGGCAAAGCggaaagaaaagaggatttgCTTTTGTAACTTTTGATGATCATGATACAGTTGATAAAATTGTTG TTCAGAAATATCATACTATAAATGGACATAACTGCGAAGTGAAAAAAGCGCTCTCAAAACAAGAGATGCAGACTGCTAGCTCTCAGAGAG taaaatattttgtaggTCGTGGGGGTGGCTCAGGCAACTTCATGGGTCGTGGAAACTTTGGAGGCGGTGGAGGGAACTTTGGCCGAGGAGGAAACTTTGGTGGAAGAG gaaaatattctcATCTGTTTTGTGTTCCAGGAGGCTAtgggggtggtggtggcggtggtgggaGCAGAGGAAGCTTTGGGGGTGGTGACGGATACAATGGATTTGGTGATG GTGGCAACTATGGAGGTGGTCCTGGCTATGGCAGCAGAGGAGGTTATGGTGGTGGCGGAGGACCAGGATATGGAAACCCAGGTGGTGGATatggaggtggtggaggaggatATGATGGCTACAATGAAGGAGGAAATTTTGGTGGTG GTAATTATGGTGGAAGTGGAAACTACAATGATTTTGGCAATTACAGTGGACAACAGCAGTCTAACTATGGTCCCATGAAAGGTGGTGGCAGCTTTGGTGGCAGAAGTTCAGGCAGTCCCTATGGTG GTGGTTATGGATCTGGAAGTGGAAGTGGGGGCTATGGTGGTAGAAGATTCTAA
- the HNRNPA3 gene encoding heterogeneous nuclear ribonucleoprotein A3 isoform X4, giving the protein MLRICRTPEPFFPATWRISPQWRPLAGRGRVWERLRFRPAAPRAQRLWPPFCCDPERGWGRPGPRLGTGLFPRSKRKAELEYPSKMAALKEERDVEDYKRKGRRSSQQKYRRLNKGHEPKEPEQLRKLFIGGLSFETTDDSLREHFEKWGTLTDCVVMRDPQTKRSRGFGFVTYSCVEEVDAAMSARPHKVDGRVVEPKRAVSREDSVKPGAHLTVKKIFVGGIKEDTEEYNLREYFEKYGKIETIEVMEDRQSGKKRGFAFVTFDDHDTVDKIVVQKYHTINGHNCEVKKALSKQEMQTASSQRVKYFVGRGGGSGNFMGRGNFGGGGGNFGRGGNFGGRGKYSHLFCVPGGYGGGGGGGGSRGSFGGGDGYNGFGDGGNYGGGPGYGSRGGYGGGGGPGYGNPGGGYGGGGGGYDGYNEGGNFGGGNYGGSGNYNDFGNYSGQQQSNYGPMKGGGSFGGRSSGSPYGGGYGSGSGSGGYGGRRF; this is encoded by the exons ATGTTGCGTATCTGCCGCACTCCAGAGCCGTTCTTCCCTGCGACATGGCGCATTAGCCCGCAATGGCGGCCGCTGGCAGGAAGAGGGAGGGTGTGGGAGAGGCTGCGCTTCCGCCCTGCGGCCCCTCGGGCACAGCGACTGTGGCCGCCATTTTGCTGCGATCCAGAGCGTGGGTGGGGGAGGCCTGGCCCTCGGCTTGGGACAGGGCT GTTTCCTAGATCTAAAAGAAAGGCTGAGTTAGAGTACCCTTCCAAAATGGCTGCTCTTAAGGaagagagagatgtggaagaCTACAAGAGGAAAGGAAGACGATCCTCACAG CAGAAATACCGTAGACTGAATAAG GGTCATGAGCCAAAAGAGCCAGAGCAGTTGAGAAAGCTGTTCATTGGAGGTCTGAGCTTTGAAACAACAGACGATAGCTTGAGAGAACACTTTGAAAAATGGGGCACGCTCACGGACTGCGTG GTGATGAGAGACCCTCAAACAAAACGTTCCAGAGGCTTCGGCTTTGTGACTTACTCTTGTGTGGAGGAGGTGGATGCTGCCATGAGTGCTCGACCACATAAGGTTGATGGACGCGTGGTTGAACCAAAGAGAGCTGTTTCGAGGGAG GATTCTGTAAAGCCTGGGGCACAtctcacagtaaagaaaatatttgttggtGGAATTAAAGAAGATACAGAAGAATATAATTTAAGGGAGTACTTCGAAAAATATGGCAAGATTGAAACCATAGAAGTCATGGAAGACAGGCAAAGCggaaagaaaagaggatttgCTTTTGTAACTTTTGATGATCATGATACAGTTGATAAAATTGTTG TTCAGAAATATCATACTATAAATGGACATAACTGCGAAGTGAAAAAAGCGCTCTCAAAACAAGAGATGCAGACTGCTAGCTCTCAGAGAG taaaatattttgtaggTCGTGGGGGTGGCTCAGGCAACTTCATGGGTCGTGGAAACTTTGGAGGCGGTGGAGGGAACTTTGGCCGAGGAGGAAACTTTGGTGGAAGAG gaaaatattctcATCTGTTTTGTGTTCCAGGAGGCTAtgggggtggtggtggcggtggtgggaGCAGAGGAAGCTTTGGGGGTGGTGACGGATACAATGGATTTGGTGATG GTGGCAACTATGGAGGTGGTCCTGGCTATGGCAGCAGAGGAGGTTATGGTGGTGGCGGAGGACCAGGATATGGAAACCCAGGTGGTGGATatggaggtggtggaggaggatATGATGGCTACAATGAAGGAGGAAATTTTGGTGGTG GTAATTATGGTGGAAGTGGAAACTACAATGATTTTGGCAATTACAGTGGACAACAGCAGTCTAACTATGGTCCCATGAAAGGTGGTGGCAGCTTTGGTGGCAGAAGTTCAGGCAGTCCCTATGGTG GTGGTTATGGATCTGGAAGTGGAAGTGGGGGCTATGGTGGTAGAAGATTCTAA
- the HNRNPA3 gene encoding heterogeneous nuclear ribonucleoprotein A3 isoform X11 has translation MAALKEERDVEDYKRKGRRSSQGHEPKEPEQLRKLFIGGLSFETTDDSLREHFEKWGTLTDCVVMRDPQTKRSRGFGFVTYSCVEEVDAAMSARPHKVDGRVVEPKRAVSREDSVKPGAHLTVKKIFVGGIKEDTEEYNLREYFEKYGKIETIEVMEDRQSGKKRGFAFVTFDDHDTVDKIVVQKYHTINGHNCEVKKALSKQEMQTASSQRVKYFVGRGGGSGNFMGRGNFGGGGGNFGRGGNFGGRGKYSHLFCVPGGYGGGGGGGGSRGSFGGGDGYNGFGDGGNYGGGPGYGSRGGYGGGGGPGYGNPGGGYGGGGGGYDGYNEGGNFGGGNYGGSGNYNDFGNYSGQQQSNYGPMKGGGSFGGRSSGSPYGGGYGSGSGSGGYGGRRF, from the exons ATGGCTGCTCTTAAGGaagagagagatgtggaagaCTACAAGAGGAAAGGAAGACGATCCTCACAG GGTCATGAGCCAAAAGAGCCAGAGCAGTTGAGAAAGCTGTTCATTGGAGGTCTGAGCTTTGAAACAACAGACGATAGCTTGAGAGAACACTTTGAAAAATGGGGCACGCTCACGGACTGCGTG GTGATGAGAGACCCTCAAACAAAACGTTCCAGAGGCTTCGGCTTTGTGACTTACTCTTGTGTGGAGGAGGTGGATGCTGCCATGAGTGCTCGACCACATAAGGTTGATGGACGCGTGGTTGAACCAAAGAGAGCTGTTTCGAGGGAG GATTCTGTAAAGCCTGGGGCACAtctcacagtaaagaaaatatttgttggtGGAATTAAAGAAGATACAGAAGAATATAATTTAAGGGAGTACTTCGAAAAATATGGCAAGATTGAAACCATAGAAGTCATGGAAGACAGGCAAAGCggaaagaaaagaggatttgCTTTTGTAACTTTTGATGATCATGATACAGTTGATAAAATTGTTG TTCAGAAATATCATACTATAAATGGACATAACTGCGAAGTGAAAAAAGCGCTCTCAAAACAAGAGATGCAGACTGCTAGCTCTCAGAGAG taaaatattttgtaggTCGTGGGGGTGGCTCAGGCAACTTCATGGGTCGTGGAAACTTTGGAGGCGGTGGAGGGAACTTTGGCCGAGGAGGAAACTTTGGTGGAAGAG gaaaatattctcATCTGTTTTGTGTTCCAGGAGGCTAtgggggtggtggtggcggtggtgggaGCAGAGGAAGCTTTGGGGGTGGTGACGGATACAATGGATTTGGTGATG GTGGCAACTATGGAGGTGGTCCTGGCTATGGCAGCAGAGGAGGTTATGGTGGTGGCGGAGGACCAGGATATGGAAACCCAGGTGGTGGATatggaggtggtggaggaggatATGATGGCTACAATGAAGGAGGAAATTTTGGTGGTG GTAATTATGGTGGAAGTGGAAACTACAATGATTTTGGCAATTACAGTGGACAACAGCAGTCTAACTATGGTCCCATGAAAGGTGGTGGCAGCTTTGGTGGCAGAAGTTCAGGCAGTCCCTATGGTG GTGGTTATGGATCTGGAAGTGGAAGTGGGGGCTATGGTGGTAGAAGATTCTAA
- the HNRNPA3 gene encoding heterogeneous nuclear ribonucleoprotein A3 isoform X8, producing MAAAGRKREGVGEAALPPCGPSGTATVAAILLRSRAWVGEAWPSAWDRAVSSRVPILSCAIPKHLSAYSGESGEKFPRSKRKAELEYPSKMAALKEERDVEDYKRKGRRSSQQKYRRLNKGHEPKEPEQLRKLFIGGLSFETTDDSLREHFEKWGTLTDCVVMRDPQTKRSRGFGFVTYSCVEEVDAAMSARPHKVDGRVVEPKRAVSREDSVKPGAHLTVKKIFVGGIKEDTEEYNLREYFEKYGKIETIEVMEDRQSGKKRGFAFVTFDDHDTVDKIVVQKYHTINGHNCEVKKALSKQEMQTASSQRGRGGGSGNFMGRGNFGGGGGNFGRGGNFGGRGGYGGGGGGGGSRGSFGGGDGYNGFGDGGNYGGGPGYGSRGGYGGGGGPGYGNPGGGYGGGGGGYDGYNEGGNFGGGNYGGSGNYNDFGNYSGQQQSNYGPMKGGGSFGGRSSGSPYGGGYGSGSGSGGYGGRRF from the exons ATGGCGGCCGCTGGCAGGAAGAGGGAGGGTGTGGGAGAGGCTGCGCTTCCGCCCTGCGGCCCCTCGGGCACAGCGACTGTGGCCGCCATTTTGCTGCGATCCAGAGCGTGGGTGGGGGAGGCCTGGCCCTCGGCTTGGGACAGGGCTGTGAGTAGCAGAGTCCCTATCTTATCCTGCGCGATACCGAAGCACTTAAGTGCGTATTCGGGCGAGAGTGGGGAGAA GTTTCCTAGATCTAAAAGAAAGGCTGAGTTAGAGTACCCTTCCAAAATGGCTGCTCTTAAGGaagagagagatgtggaagaCTACAAGAGGAAAGGAAGACGATCCTCACAG CAGAAATACCGTAGACTGAATAAG GGTCATGAGCCAAAAGAGCCAGAGCAGTTGAGAAAGCTGTTCATTGGAGGTCTGAGCTTTGAAACAACAGACGATAGCTTGAGAGAACACTTTGAAAAATGGGGCACGCTCACGGACTGCGTG GTGATGAGAGACCCTCAAACAAAACGTTCCAGAGGCTTCGGCTTTGTGACTTACTCTTGTGTGGAGGAGGTGGATGCTGCCATGAGTGCTCGACCACATAAGGTTGATGGACGCGTGGTTGAACCAAAGAGAGCTGTTTCGAGGGAG GATTCTGTAAAGCCTGGGGCACAtctcacagtaaagaaaatatttgttggtGGAATTAAAGAAGATACAGAAGAATATAATTTAAGGGAGTACTTCGAAAAATATGGCAAGATTGAAACCATAGAAGTCATGGAAGACAGGCAAAGCggaaagaaaagaggatttgCTTTTGTAACTTTTGATGATCATGATACAGTTGATAAAATTGTTG TTCAGAAATATCATACTATAAATGGACATAACTGCGAAGTGAAAAAAGCGCTCTCAAAACAAGAGATGCAGACTGCTAGCTCTCAGAGAG gTCGTGGGGGTGGCTCAGGCAACTTCATGGGTCGTGGAAACTTTGGAGGCGGTGGAGGGAACTTTGGCCGAGGAGGAAACTTTGGTGGAAGAG GAGGCTAtgggggtggtggtggcggtggtgggaGCAGAGGAAGCTTTGGGGGTGGTGACGGATACAATGGATTTGGTGATG GTGGCAACTATGGAGGTGGTCCTGGCTATGGCAGCAGAGGAGGTTATGGTGGTGGCGGAGGACCAGGATATGGAAACCCAGGTGGTGGATatggaggtggtggaggaggatATGATGGCTACAATGAAGGAGGAAATTTTGGTGGTG GTAATTATGGTGGAAGTGGAAACTACAATGATTTTGGCAATTACAGTGGACAACAGCAGTCTAACTATGGTCCCATGAAAGGTGGTGGCAGCTTTGGTGGCAGAAGTTCAGGCAGTCCCTATGGTG GTGGTTATGGATCTGGAAGTGGAAGTGGGGGCTATGGTGGTAGAAGATTCTAA